In one Catenovulum adriaticum genomic region, the following are encoded:
- a CDS encoding Maf family protein, whose protein sequence is MKKLYLASKSPRRRALLAQLQVDFEPVDGEIDETPFENETAQDYVLRLAKAKAEAGWENSPKDGAVLGSDTIVVFQKQLLGKPKNQADAVKMLSLLSGQTHQVMTAIHLKSNTQSLSDIVISDVFFTEINQQQIIEYWQTGEPQDKAGSYAIQGIAGQYVKKINGSYSAIVGLPLYETKQLLNLSS, encoded by the coding sequence ATGAAAAAACTATATCTTGCCTCAAAATCGCCACGTCGACGGGCATTATTGGCACAACTACAAGTTGATTTTGAGCCAGTTGATGGGGAAATTGACGAAACACCTTTTGAAAATGAAACTGCACAGGACTATGTTTTACGTTTAGCCAAAGCTAAAGCTGAAGCTGGTTGGGAAAATAGCCCTAAAGATGGCGCTGTGTTAGGCTCAGATACGATAGTGGTTTTTCAAAAACAATTGTTAGGCAAGCCAAAGAATCAAGCTGATGCTGTTAAAATGCTCAGTTTGTTATCAGGCCAGACGCATCAAGTGATGACAGCAATACATTTAAAATCTAATACTCAATCATTGTCTGATATTGTGATTAGTGATGTGTTTTTTACCGAAATTAATCAACAACAAATCATCGAGTATTGGCAAACAGGGGAGCCCCAAGATAAAGCGGGCAGTTATGCAATACAGGGCATTGCAGGCCAATATGTTAAAAAAATTAATGGCAGCTATTCTGCCATTGTTGGCCTACCCTTATATGAAACCAAGCAACTACTCAACCTCAGTTCGTAA
- the mreD gene encoding rod shape-determining protein MreD, with protein MGGISLIAFTLFISFILAITPLPSIIEAFRPDWLLVVLIYWCIALPHKVNVGTGWICGFILDILLGSVLGSHAVMLALVAYICSTNYLTIRNFSAVQQVLIIGLVSAFYHLADYWLQHFLTTAYFQPELLWPILTNMIIWPTALVLLRKYRRAFRIR; from the coding sequence ATGGGTGGTATCAGTTTAATTGCATTTACCCTTTTTATATCATTTATTTTAGCAATCACGCCATTGCCAAGCATTATTGAAGCGTTTCGCCCAGACTGGTTGTTGGTGGTATTAATTTATTGGTGTATTGCACTGCCACATAAAGTGAATGTAGGAACAGGCTGGATATGCGGGTTTATTCTGGATATTTTATTAGGCTCAGTTTTAGGTTCACATGCGGTTATGTTGGCTTTGGTTGCTTATATTTGCTCAACTAATTATTTAACTATCCGTAATTTTTCAGCTGTTCAGCAAGTATTAATTATTGGTTTAGTTAGTGCATTTTATCACTTGGCTGATTACTGGCTGCAGCATTTTTTAACGACGGCTTATTTTCAACCTGAGCTATTATGGCCAATTTTAACCAATATGATAATTTGGCCTACTGCATTGGTTTTACTAAGAAAATACCGCCGCGCATTTAGAATTAGATAA
- the mreC gene encoding rod shape-determining protein MreC, with product MTPLFGSGPAPQTRMFLALIISVATMFVDHKLNGFEDAKVYLNSFVSPILYTANLPQKMFNWSTESLSSRHDLLGENTRLREQHLILSEKVQRMAFLERENDRLRALLDSPLRQEMRKMIAEVMSVESNPNSHQVVINKGTLNGVFEGQAVLDENGIVGQVVNVGSTTSRVLLITDHTHSIPVRVVRNAVRSIATGSGRIDRLELNFVPHSTDIQKGDLLMSSGLGKLYPEGYPVAEVTEVTFNESLPFAQIKARPIAHLNRIRYLLLLWPPTSEHQPQRGSKEAIKNKLSKEKPSKQTNDGQEG from the coding sequence ATGACTCCATTGTTTGGTAGTGGTCCTGCCCCTCAAACACGTATGTTTCTTGCACTGATTATTTCAGTAGCCACTATGTTTGTTGATCACAAGCTGAACGGTTTTGAAGATGCAAAGGTATACCTTAACTCTTTTGTCAGTCCTATTTTATATACCGCCAATTTACCGCAAAAAATGTTTAACTGGTCAACCGAATCTCTTTCTTCACGTCATGATTTATTGGGTGAAAATACCAGGTTGCGAGAACAACACTTAATACTCAGTGAAAAAGTTCAGCGTATGGCCTTTTTAGAGCGTGAAAATGATAGGCTACGCGCGCTTTTAGATTCACCACTTAGGCAAGAAATGCGTAAGATGATTGCTGAGGTTATGTCAGTTGAAAGTAATCCAAATAGCCACCAAGTTGTTATTAATAAAGGTACTTTAAATGGGGTGTTTGAAGGCCAAGCTGTACTGGATGAAAACGGTATTGTAGGCCAAGTCGTTAATGTTGGCTCTACAACTAGTCGGGTGTTGTTGATTACTGACCATACCCATTCTATACCGGTGCGTGTAGTGCGTAATGCCGTACGTAGTATTGCAACTGGTAGTGGCAGAATTGATCGTCTAGAGCTTAACTTTGTGCCACACTCAACTGATATTCAAAAAGGCGACTTGTTAATGAGTTCGGGTTTAGGGAAACTATACCCTGAAGGTTACCCCGTAGCTGAAGTAACGGAAGTTACGTTTAATGAAAGTTTACCTTTTGCTCAAATTAAAGCTCGTCCTATTGCCCACTTAAATCGAATTCGATATTTGTTGTTACTTTGGCCTCCAACATCAGAGCATCAACCTCAACGAGGTTCAAAAGAAGCTATTAAGAATAAGCTATCAAAAGAAAAACCAAGTAAGCAAACTAATGACGGGCAAGAGGGGTAA